In the genome of Candidatus Saccharimonadales bacterium, one region contains:
- the murF gene encoding UDP-N-acetylmuramoyl-tripeptide--D-alanyl-D-alanine ligase: MKKLARQIVAAILAWQVRRLQKKNNFKVVAVAGSIGKTSTKFAIANVLSAGLRVRYQEGNYNDLVTVPLIYFGRPEPSLFNPLAWLSVFIKNEIQLFKPCPYDVVVVEVGTDAPGQIIQFKKFLKAEIAVVTAITPEHMEFFEDLNAVAVEELSISQMASLTLLNKDYDHATQTDGALTYAINQPADFQMSNIQFSKSGCDFDVLAGGKKIFKAEHEAFAEPQLYAILAAVAVAYKLGLDSQTIQQGLSNIQPVAGRMRRLPGINRSTIIDDTYNASPEAVSAALKTLYRLPASQKIAILGNMNELGKFSKAAHEEAGQFCDPKQLDLVVTIGPDANKYLAPAAEANGCTVKVFDDPYSAGEFVKSQVKKGALILAKGSQNKVFAEEAIKILLTNPEDASKLVRQSKYWLEVKRKNFK; this comes from the coding sequence ATGAAAAAACTAGCCCGGCAAATTGTAGCCGCCATCCTGGCCTGGCAAGTTCGGCGCCTGCAAAAGAAAAATAATTTTAAAGTAGTTGCCGTGGCTGGCAGTATCGGCAAAACTAGCACAAAGTTTGCTATTGCTAATGTGCTCTCGGCGGGCTTACGGGTGCGTTATCAAGAAGGTAATTATAACGATTTGGTAACTGTGCCGCTGATTTATTTTGGTCGCCCGGAACCAAGCCTGTTCAATCCACTGGCCTGGCTAAGCGTATTCATAAAGAACGAAATTCAACTGTTTAAACCCTGTCCTTACGATGTAGTGGTTGTAGAAGTAGGCACAGATGCGCCAGGTCAAATCATCCAATTTAAAAAGTTTCTAAAGGCCGAAATTGCCGTAGTTACAGCTATCACACCCGAGCACATGGAGTTTTTTGAAGATCTGAATGCAGTTGCCGTTGAAGAGTTAAGCATCTCCCAGATGGCCAGCCTAACTTTGCTAAATAAAGATTATGATCACGCTACCCAAACCGATGGTGCCCTAACTTACGCGATAAACCAGCCGGCTGATTTTCAGATGAGCAACATTCAATTCAGTAAGTCTGGTTGCGACTTTGATGTGCTGGCTGGCGGTAAAAAAATATTCAAAGCCGAACACGAAGCTTTTGCCGAGCCTCAACTCTATGCAATTCTGGCTGCAGTCGCCGTAGCCTATAAACTTGGGCTAGATAGCCAAACAATTCAACAAGGTTTGAGCAATATTCAGCCAGTGGCTGGCCGAATGCGTCGCCTGCCCGGTATTAATAGATCGACAATTATCGATGATACCTATAATGCCAGCCCAGAAGCAGTTAGCGCTGCACTAAAAACCCTGTATCGCCTGCCAGCTTCGCAAAAAATCGCCATTTTGGGCAATATGAACGAACTGGGTAAATTTTCTAAAGCGGCACACGAAGAGGCTGGCCAATTTTGTGACCCCAAGCAACTAGATTTAGTAGTCACGATTGGTCCAGACGCTAATAAATATTTGGCTCCGGCTGCCGAAGCCAATGGTTGCACAGTTAAAGTCTTCGATGATCCATATTCGGCCGGCGAGTTTGTCAAATCTCAAGTCAAAAAAGGCGCGTTAATCCTTGCCAAGGGCTCGCAAAACAAAGTCTTTGCCGAAGAAGCGATAAAAATTTTGCTGACTAACCCAGAAGACGCTTCGAAGCTAGTGCGCCAGTCGAAGTATTGGCTAGAAGTAAAAAGGAAGAATTTTAAATGA
- the ligA gene encoding NAD-dependent DNA ligase LigA, producing the protein MSKDNPAERAAKLRELINDYRYNYHVLNKSIMSEAAADSLKHELTQIESEHPELITPDSPTQRVAGEPLPQFKKITHSSRMLSLNDVFDEAEFNAWVARIQKLLPNEKFEYFMDVKMDGLACALVYQDGVLVQGVTRGDGFVGEDVTANVRTIESIPLSLRRAKGFEQFLNGRTEIRGEIVMYKDQFEKLNAERQKSGLPKFANPRNLAAGTIRQLDPRLVASRPLEFHAYDMLRADPDDVPSNDYAYKVIRELGLRANSVARVAKTPKEVLEFAGEWEEKRKDLPFNTDGLVVKVNDRNQVARLGVVGKAPRGAVAYKYPAEQATTKVKDIFVSIGRTGKATPVAMLEPVVVAGSTVQMATLHNESEVARRDIRIGDTVIIHKAGDVIPEIVEPLVKLRDGSEKKFEMPDVCPDCGTKLVRVKAADVDWRCPNNACPSRAWKQIEHYASKAALDIDGLGEKNVIALLDAGLIKDQADIYRVTKEDLLKLDRFAEISASKLVKAIHDKKNPPLPRFLYGLGIRHIGTQTAIDLATHFHSLEKLSQATIDELSEVEGIGEVVAEAIVEWFEEPRNQRLLQKFEQFGVTPKKAEEAHGPLVGKNFVLTGSLGSMSRDEAAERIRSLGGTFQSSVGKETDYLVVGANVGASKLAKAEKLGTKQIDEIEFLKLIEEK; encoded by the coding sequence ATGAGCAAAGATAATCCAGCCGAACGAGCGGCTAAATTGCGCGAGCTCATAAACGACTATCGCTATAACTACCATGTGCTCAATAAATCTATAATGAGCGAGGCCGCGGCCGACAGCCTGAAGCATGAGCTGACTCAAATCGAGAGTGAGCACCCCGAACTAATTACGCCAGATAGTCCGACTCAGCGCGTGGCTGGCGAGCCGCTGCCACAGTTTAAAAAGATTACTCACTCCAGCCGAATGCTGAGCCTCAATGATGTATTTGACGAAGCCGAATTTAACGCCTGGGTGGCGAGAATTCAAAAACTCTTGCCAAACGAAAAGTTCGAATATTTCATGGACGTCAAAATGGACGGTTTGGCCTGCGCGCTGGTTTATCAAGATGGCGTGTTAGTGCAGGGCGTGACGCGTGGAGATGGGTTTGTTGGCGAGGATGTGACAGCTAATGTGCGTACCATTGAATCAATTCCACTTAGCTTGCGGCGCGCCAAAGGCTTTGAGCAGTTTTTGAATGGCCGTACCGAGATTCGCGGCGAAATCGTTATGTATAAAGATCAATTCGAGAAACTAAACGCCGAACGCCAAAAATCCGGCTTGCCTAAGTTCGCCAACCCGCGCAACCTGGCGGCCGGCACTATTCGACAACTTGATCCCAGGCTGGTTGCCAGCCGGCCGCTAGAATTCCACGCTTACGATATGTTGCGCGCTGATCCGGACGACGTGCCGAGCAACGACTATGCTTATAAAGTCATTCGCGAGCTGGGCCTAAGAGCCAACTCGGTAGCCAGGGTCGCCAAAACACCCAAAGAAGTTCTGGAATTTGCGGGTGAATGGGAAGAAAAGCGCAAAGACTTGCCGTTCAATACCGACGGCCTGGTGGTAAAGGTCAATGACCGTAACCAAGTAGCCCGCCTTGGCGTGGTCGGCAAGGCGCCGCGCGGTGCCGTAGCCTACAAATACCCGGCCGAACAGGCCACTACAAAAGTCAAAGATATTTTTGTCAGCATTGGCCGCACCGGTAAGGCCACGCCGGTCGCCATGCTGGAGCCGGTGGTGGTAGCCGGCAGCACCGTTCAAATGGCCACGCTTCATAACGAAAGCGAAGTTGCCCGCAGAGACATTCGTATTGGCGATACCGTCATCATCCATAAAGCCGGCGATGTGATTCCGGAAATTGTCGAACCATTAGTTAAACTGCGCGACGGCAGCGAAAAGAAGTTCGAGATGCCCGATGTTTGTCCGGATTGCGGCACCAAGCTGGTCCGCGTTAAAGCCGCCGATGTCGACTGGCGCTGCCCGAACAACGCCTGTCCAAGCAGAGCTTGGAAGCAGATCGAACATTATGCCAGCAAAGCCGCACTCGATATTGATGGTTTGGGCGAAAAGAACGTTATTGCCTTGCTAGACGCTGGACTAATCAAGGATCAGGCAGATATTTATAGAGTTACAAAAGAGGATCTGCTAAAGCTAGATCGCTTCGCCGAAATTTCCGCCAGCAAATTGGTAAAAGCCATCCACGATAAGAAAAATCCACCATTACCGCGGTTTCTTTATGGTCTTGGCATTCGTCACATTGGCACGCAAACTGCTATCGATTTGGCAACGCATTTTCATAGCCTCGAAAAATTGTCGCAGGCGACCATCGATGAGCTATCCGAAGTCGAGGGCATCGGCGAGGTGGTAGCTGAGGCGATTGTCGAATGGTTCGAAGAGCCGCGCAACCAAAGATTGCTCCAAAAATTCGAGCAATTTGGCGTTACGCCCAAAAAGGCCGAAGAAGCCCACGGTCCGCTGGTTGGCAAGAATTTTGTGCTCACCGGCTCGCTTGGTTCTATGAGCCGCGATGAAGCAGCTGAAAGGATTCGGAGCCTTGGCGGCACCTTTCAAAGTAGTGTCGGTAAAGAAACTGATTATTTGGTCGTTGGCGCAAACGTTGGCGCCAGCAAGCTGGCCAAAGCCGAAAAACTTGGCACTAAACAAATAGACGAAATCGAATTTTTAAAATTGATAGAAGAAAAATAA
- a CDS encoding pseudouridine synthase, with protein sequence MRLNAYLARAGVASRRGADRLIKAGRVKVNGRLGQLNSEISDNDQVELDGKEISLQELRYILLNKPVGYVTTLKDEKSRRKVTNLIDISERVVPVGRLDYNTSGALLLTNDGGLAHKLMHPSHEIDKVYEAKVEGTITQEKLNKLSDGIELEDGVTAPARTQKLSDNKIELIIHEGRNHQVRRMLAAVDLCVKKLHRSQYGPLTLGGLKPGQWRYLTPNEVLELKNFDKIATP encoded by the coding sequence ATGAGGCTAAACGCATATTTAGCTCGAGCGGGCGTGGCTAGCCGAAGAGGTGCAGACCGGCTTATCAAGGCTGGGCGCGTTAAAGTTAATGGTCGACTTGGCCAATTAAACTCTGAAATCTCAGATAACGATCAAGTCGAACTCGATGGTAAAGAGATAAGCCTACAAGAGCTCCGCTATATTTTATTAAACAAGCCAGTTGGCTATGTTACGACTCTAAAAGATGAAAAGAGTCGTCGAAAAGTAACAAACTTAATAGATATTTCCGAACGCGTGGTTCCGGTGGGGAGGCTAGATTACAACACCAGCGGAGCACTGCTTTTAACTAATGACGGGGGGCTGGCTCACAAGCTAATGCATCCGAGCCATGAGATAGATAAGGTTTACGAAGCTAAAGTCGAGGGAACGATAACCCAAGAAAAACTTAACAAGTTAAGTGATGGTATTGAATTGGAAGACGGTGTCACGGCGCCAGCTAGAACGCAAAAACTGTCCGATAATAAAATTGAACTTATTATTCACGAAGGCCGCAACCATCAGGTTCGGCGCATGCTGGCAGCCGTGGATTTATGTGTCAAAAAGCTGCACCGCAGCCAATACGGGCCCTTGACCCTTGGAGGCTTAAAGCCAGGACAGTGGCGATACCTTACGCCGAATGAAGTCTTAGAGCTTAAGAATTTTGACAAAATCGCAACTCCTTAG
- a CDS encoding non-canonical purine NTP pyrophosphatase yields the protein MADVTFITGNAKKAEFMAKYLDHPIDHQKLDLDELQSLNSREIVEHKVRQAYEKIGKPVLVEDISFTMDCLGGKLPGPFIKWFIETMGFEEICRLCDGTGQRGATTSVCFAYFDGERLEFFEGSLRGSIPDHPRGDDGFGFNGIFIPEGQDKTNAEMNEEETAKYSLRTSTVYPQIKKFLSEVDK from the coding sequence ATGGCAGATGTAACTTTTATAACCGGCAATGCTAAAAAGGCAGAATTCATGGCCAAATACTTAGATCATCCAATTGACCATCAAAAGTTGGATTTGGATGAATTGCAATCATTAAATTCCAGAGAAATTGTGGAACACAAAGTTCGGCAAGCCTACGAGAAGATAGGAAAACCAGTCTTGGTTGAAGACATTAGCTTTACTATGGATTGCCTTGGTGGCAAATTGCCGGGCCCGTTCATTAAGTGGTTTATAGAAACTATGGGATTTGAAGAAATCTGCAGATTGTGCGATGGCACTGGTCAGCGTGGGGCGACAACCTCTGTATGCTTCGCTTATTTTGACGGCGAGCGTCTAGAGTTTTTCGAAGGCTCATTGCGCGGTAGCATTCCCGATCACCCTCGCGGTGATGATGGTTTTGGCTTTAACGGGATTTTTATACCAGAGGGGCAAGATAAGACCAATGCCGAAATGAACGAAGAAGAAACCGCCAAATACAGTCTGCGCACAAGCACGGTCTACCCACAGATCAAAAAATTCCTGAGCGAAGTTGATAAATAA
- a CDS encoding D-alanine--D-alanine ligase, whose product MKVVVLGGAISPERQVSLRSAKAVAEAAKAAGFEVVEADPADGLDVLDDLSDAVVLPILHGKYGEDGTIQKELEARGLKYLGSDSAASIACFDKWTTRLELINAGIPMAEAALVDEKSYIGHPLTKVHHVLKIVHGGSSIGTLVVRKDGDEDEQEVSEIFAMEDKAVLEKLIEGTEITVPVLDGQALPVIEIIPPVDEEFDYDNKYNGKTQELCPPKNVSAIVQNKAQSLAEKVYKVMGARHLARVDMMVDADNNIFVLEINTMPGLTDQSLFPKSAKVAGMTMPELVKKFIELASH is encoded by the coding sequence ATGAAGGTCGTAGTACTGGGTGGCGCAATTTCGCCAGAGAGGCAAGTTTCGTTAAGGTCCGCTAAGGCCGTAGCCGAGGCTGCAAAGGCTGCCGGTTTTGAGGTTGTCGAAGCTGATCCCGCCGACGGTCTAGATGTATTGGATGATTTGAGCGACGCTGTTGTATTACCAATTTTGCACGGCAAATATGGTGAAGACGGAACTATCCAAAAAGAACTAGAGGCTCGGGGCCTTAAGTATTTAGGGTCGGATAGCGCTGCATCAATAGCCTGTTTCGATAAATGGACTACCCGGCTAGAGCTAATTAACGCCGGTATACCAATGGCTGAAGCAGCGCTAGTTGACGAAAAAAGCTACATAGGGCATCCGCTCACCAAAGTTCATCACGTGTTGAAAATCGTGCACGGCGGATCGAGTATCGGCACGTTAGTGGTTCGCAAAGACGGGGACGAAGACGAACAGGAGGTTAGCGAAATTTTTGCTATGGAAGATAAGGCGGTACTGGAAAAATTAATAGAAGGCACCGAAATAACCGTGCCGGTTCTGGATGGTCAGGCTTTGCCGGTCATAGAAATTATTCCGCCGGTAGACGAAGAATTTGATTACGACAACAAATACAATGGCAAAACCCAGGAGCTCTGCCCGCCTAAAAACGTATCTGCGATAGTGCAAAACAAAGCTCAGTCTTTAGCTGAAAAAGTTTATAAAGTTATGGGCGCCCGACACCTGGCGCGCGTGGATATGATGGTCGATGCCGACAACAATATTTTTGTACTAGAAATAAACACTATGCCCGGCCTGACCGATCAGAGTCTGTTTCCGAAGTCTGCCAAGGTTGCCGGCATGACTATGCCGGAGCTTGTTAAGAAGTTTATCGAGCTAGCGAGCCACTAG
- a CDS encoding DUF488 domain-containing protein has translation MIAIKRVYEVKSKDDGYRVLVDRLWPRGVSKEKAALDLWMKDVAPSDGLRKWFNHDPAKWEEFEKRYKEELKNNDDLLEQLKNLEKEHKKLTLLYSAHDEEHNQAIVLADVLKS, from the coding sequence ATGATTGCTATCAAACGAGTTTACGAAGTAAAAAGCAAAGACGACGGGTATCGTGTGCTGGTAGATCGGCTATGGCCGCGGGGCGTTAGTAAAGAAAAAGCGGCTTTGGATCTATGGATGAAAGACGTCGCGCCTAGTGATGGTTTACGCAAATGGTTCAACCACGACCCGGCCAAATGGGAAGAATTCGAAAAAAGGTATAAAGAAGAGTTAAAAAATAATGACGATTTGCTCGAGCAACTCAAAAATTTGGAAAAAGAACACAAGAAATTAACCTTGCTTTACAGCGCGCACGACGAGGAGCATAACCAGGCGATTGTCCTAGCCGATGTGCTTAAATCTTAA
- a CDS encoding cadherin-like beta sandwich domain-containing protein, with translation MGDLECLVFLWKQKSTKEDVVKFHTGWRPKVAWLVVAAAVLLLAATVSGSARADAPATVYVNSAWSSVANGDDPDGTGPATAMGTDAFSNLPDAEAALADHGTMYTKGTFDASDIALNKPFTLDGQGETELDVSAGSSPVNALDITSDDVTVTDVHIVGPAAGTSYLSFSWGSDITRGITVAQGVTGFAITNSVIEGLRNDILIDGRNSTGSVTGNTIDDSKSAISVQYTDGTGLTINDNQDGQYGNEWDLNLHLNGNYDGSTTHSNPYPGGAAPDDVQQHLLDLSSANDGWSVQDQAYTSHNRTVAYVSTSGSSSNQGSPLNQLSTIQAGVDAVVKTATVHVAAGTYAGQVKISKDLNLQGAGTGSTTLQAAASMPSFTINGSAHSPVVAVDGAKVTISNLTVDGNGQGNSNGRFNGIGGSNADLTIDDVSVIHVRNNPLDGVQSGVGIYDYNTDGSSRTVKVENSTIADYQKGGVVLSGSGLTADVENVTVTGAGQTSLTAQNGIQVSYGASGTVTGSTVSGNYCTLANSGDNCTADPAGSDPNADGAAGILLYQAGSVEVGDSTVSNNQYGIWSVGSSSLNIHDNQVSSSGSTSSGVAVWNQDQWSSSATATSGSITGNTLSGMGYGLLIRDYNGSNAPTVTAHGNQITGNTVPAASNTSFDATGNWWGSVSGPGTLTDVTTKPWATDASFNTQSNNADLTNLSLSAGTLNPAFSAGTTDYQASVDNNTSSVSVSCSANPGATVSGCGSSALSVGNNVVAITVTSADASVSKTYNVVVNRASAPSSGGGGNTGGGGTPPPTTTSTPPTVTTSPDGSVTHTAPADQFGVVSVTTPAAAGTNKSESLSVIWGAGTFGTTSDPVAVNCKPIPVGSQSNNSSYRFADQVVSITAELNGNPITQLSAPLEIVFSSPGEGFVPSYSHDGVHFTNIPLLTRPPDLPAGQADGYYVDDNGRYHVLTRHLTIFRLMDGTPPTASKLKIRPTKKWLRASWSASHDNIGVVSYIVYRNGHGYRVSKHTYIPLLLRAGKYVVRARDAAGNLSKPSATVTVVRVRVTRHGKHSTVLQVKKG, from the coding sequence TTGGGCGATCTGGAGTGCCTTGTATTCCTGTGGAAACAGAAATCGACCAAGGAGGATGTGGTGAAATTCCACACCGGATGGCGGCCCAAGGTCGCCTGGCTCGTGGTTGCCGCGGCAGTTCTGCTGCTTGCGGCCACCGTCAGCGGTTCCGCCAGGGCGGATGCCCCGGCGACCGTGTACGTCAACTCGGCCTGGAGTTCGGTGGCCAACGGGGATGACCCGGACGGCACCGGCCCGGCCACGGCCATGGGCACGGACGCGTTCAGCAACCTGCCCGATGCCGAGGCGGCGCTCGCCGACCACGGCACCATGTACACGAAGGGCACGTTCGATGCCTCGGACATCGCCCTGAACAAGCCGTTCACGCTGGACGGCCAGGGCGAGACCGAGCTCGACGTGTCCGCCGGCAGTTCGCCGGTGAACGCGCTCGACATCACGTCGGACGACGTGACGGTCACGGACGTCCACATCGTCGGGCCGGCCGCCGGGACGAGTTACCTCAGCTTCAGTTGGGGCAGCGACATCACGCGCGGCATCACCGTCGCGCAGGGCGTCACCGGGTTTGCGATCACGAACAGCGTGATCGAGGGCCTGCGCAACGACATCCTGATCGACGGCCGCAACAGCACCGGCTCGGTGACGGGCAACACGATCGACGACTCCAAGTCGGCGATCTCGGTGCAGTACACCGACGGCACGGGCCTGACCATCAACGACAACCAGGACGGCCAGTACGGCAACGAGTGGGACCTGAACCTGCACCTGAACGGGAACTACGACGGTTCGACCACCCACTCCAACCCGTACCCGGGCGGCGCGGCGCCGGACGATGTCCAGCAGCACCTGCTGGACCTCAGCTCGGCCAACGACGGCTGGTCCGTTCAAGACCAGGCGTACACGTCGCACAACCGCACGGTGGCCTACGTCAGCACGTCCGGATCGTCGAGCAACCAGGGCAGCCCCCTGAACCAGCTCAGCACGATCCAGGCTGGCGTGGACGCCGTCGTGAAGACCGCCACGGTCCACGTCGCGGCCGGCACCTACGCGGGACAGGTCAAGATCAGTAAGGACCTGAACCTGCAAGGGGCCGGCACGGGCAGCACCACGCTGCAGGCGGCGGCCTCGATGCCGTCGTTCACGATCAACGGCTCGGCGCACTCGCCGGTCGTGGCCGTGGACGGTGCCAAGGTCACCATCAGCAACCTGACCGTTGACGGCAACGGCCAGGGCAACAGCAACGGCCGGTTCAACGGGATCGGCGGTTCCAACGCCGACCTGACCATCGACGATGTGTCAGTCATTCACGTCCGCAACAACCCGCTCGATGGGGTGCAAAGCGGCGTAGGCATCTACGACTACAACACCGATGGCTCGAGCCGGACGGTGAAGGTCGAGAACTCGACCATCGCCGACTACCAGAAGGGCGGCGTCGTGCTGTCAGGCTCCGGTCTGACCGCCGACGTCGAGAACGTCACCGTGACGGGCGCCGGGCAGACCAGCCTGACTGCCCAGAACGGCATCCAGGTCAGCTACGGCGCGTCGGGCACCGTCACCGGCAGCACGGTGAGCGGCAACTACTGCACGCTCGCCAACTCCGGCGACAACTGCACGGCCGACCCGGCCGGCAGTGATCCGAACGCCGACGGTGCGGCGGGCATCCTGCTATACCAGGCAGGCTCCGTCGAGGTCGGCGATAGCACGGTGAGCAACAACCAGTACGGCATCTGGAGCGTGGGCAGTTCTTCGCTGAACATCCACGACAACCAGGTGAGCAGTTCGGGCTCGACGAGCTCGGGCGTCGCCGTCTGGAACCAGGACCAGTGGTCCAGTTCCGCAACAGCGACCTCGGGGAGCATCACCGGCAACACCCTGAGCGGCATGGGCTACGGGCTGCTGATCCGCGACTACAACGGATCGAACGCCCCGACCGTGACCGCTCACGGCAACCAGATCACCGGCAATACCGTGCCGGCGGCGAGCAACACCAGCTTCGACGCCACTGGCAACTGGTGGGGTTCGGTCTCTGGGCCGGGTACGCTCACGGACGTGACGACCAAGCCCTGGGCGACGGACGCCTCGTTCAACACCCAGAGCAACAACGCCGACCTGACGAACCTGAGCCTGTCAGCCGGTACGCTGAACCCCGCGTTCAGTGCCGGTACGACGGACTACCAGGCCAGCGTCGACAACAACACGTCGAGCGTCAGCGTCAGCTGCTCGGCCAACCCCGGCGCAACCGTGTCCGGGTGCGGCAGCTCGGCCCTGTCGGTGGGGAACAACGTGGTCGCCATCACGGTGACGTCGGCCGACGCTTCGGTGTCCAAGACGTACAACGTGGTCGTCAACCGCGCGTCGGCTCCGTCCTCGGGCGGAGGCGGCAACACCGGTGGCGGCGGTACGCCGCCGCCCACCACGACCAGCACGCCTCCGACGGTGACGACGTCGCCTGACGGGAGCGTGACCCACACGGCGCCGGCGGACCAGTTCGGTGTCGTGAGCGTGACGACGCCCGCAGCGGCGGGCACGAACAAGTCCGAGTCGCTCTCGGTGATCTGGGGTGCCGGCACGTTCGGCACCACCAGCGACCCGGTGGCGGTGAACTGCAAGCCCATCCCGGTGGGCTCGCAGAGCAACAACAGCAGCTACCGGTTCGCCGATCAGGTCGTGAGCATCACGGCCGAGCTGAACGGCAACCCGATCACGCAGCTGTCGGCCCCGCTGGAGATCGTCTTCTCCAGCCCGGGGGAGGGGTTCGTCCCCTCGTACTCGCACGACGGGGTGCACTTCACCAACATCCCGCTGCTCACCCGTCCGCCGGATCTGCCGGCGGGCCAGGCGGACGGCTACTACGTCGATGACAACGGGCGCTACCACGTGCTCACGCGTCACCTGACGATCTTCCGCCTGATGGACGGCACGCCGCCGACCGCGTCGAAGCTCAAGATCCGCCCCACGAAGAAGTGGCTGCGGGCGAGCTGGAGCGCGTCGCACGACAACATCGGCGTCGTCAGCTACATCGTGTACCGCAACGGTCACGGCTACCGCGTGTCCAAGCACACGTACATCCCCCTCCTCCTGCGGGCGGGCAAGTACGTGGTTCGTGCCCGTGACGCGGCGGGCAACCTCAGCAAGCCGTCGGCGACCGTCACGGTTGTCCGCGTCCGGGTCACCCGGCACGGCAAGCACTCCACGGTCCTTCAGGTGAAGAAGGGCTGA